The window ACATGCGTTCAGCCTACCGAGCGCCGGATGCGGAGCGGGTCAGCGCACCGTCCAGTCGACGGGCACGGCGCCCTGCTGCTCGAGCAGCGCGTTCACCCGGCTGAACGGCTTCGAGCCGAAGAAGCCGCGCGAGGCCGACAGGGGGCTCGGATGCGCGGACGAGACCACGGGCACGCCCTCGAGCATCGGCTCCAGCCGCGCCGCGTCCTTGCCCCAGAGCACGGCGACGAGCGGCGTGCCCCGCTCGGCCAGCACCCGGATGGCGTGCTCGGTCACCTCTTCCCACCCCTTGCCGCGGTGCGACGCGGGCTCCCCCGGCCGCACGGTCAGCACGCGGTTCAGCAGCATCACGCCGGCCTCGCCCCACGAGGAGAGGTCGCCGTGCTCGGCGGGCCGCAGCCCGAGGTCGTCGTCGAGCTCGCGGTAGATGTTCGCGAGGCTCCGGGGCACGGGGCGCACGTGGCGCTCGACGGCGAAGGAGAGCCCGATCGGATGCCCGGGCGTCGGGTACGGGTCCTGCCCCACGATGAGCACCCGCACCCCGGCGAGCGGCGCGCGGAAGGCCCGCAGCACGTCGTCGCCGGCCGGGAGGTAGGGCCGCCCGGCCGCCACCTCGGCGCGCAGGAAGTCGCCCATGGCGGCGATCCTCGGTGCGACGGGCGCGAGGGCCTCGGCCCAGCCCGCGTCGATCAACCCGTGCTCGGCCAGCTCGCCGAGTGACTGCCCCGTGGCGCTCACGCCCGGTCGGCGCCGGCCGTCGAGACGCGCACGCTGCCCGAGTCGGGCGTGACCTTCCAGACGCTGCCACGGCCGACGACCCACAGGGGGCCCTCGCCGATGACCAGTCCGGTGTGCTCGTCGATCGCCACGCCGCCGTCGACCAGGCCCGCCTCGGTCGCGGCGATCAGGCGCGAGACCGAGCCCCACTGGGCGGCGTGCACGTCGACCGCGAGATCGATCAGGCCGAGGCCCTCGGCGACGGTGAGCTGCTCGAGGTCTTCGGACGCCTCTTCGGCGCCGATCTCGACCTCGTCGATCTTCCAGCCGCCCACGATCGCGCGCTCGGCGACAATCGCGGCACCGGCCGAGAAGCCGAGGTAGGGCACGCCGGAGGCGACGAGGCGCCGCAGCTCGAGGAAGGAGGGCTCGAGCGACTGGCGGTAGGCGGGGGTGAGGCCGCCCCAGACGACGATTCCGTCGACGTCGGCGAAGGCCGCCGGCGCGATCGGCGCGTTCTCAGGAGCCAGCACGGCCACCGGCTCGATCTTGCCGAGCAGCTCGAAGGCGGACACGAGCTCGGCGTACTTCTCGGGGGCGTCGCCGTCGCGCACCAGCACGATCGCGAGCCGGGCGCCCTCGAGCTTGCCGGCGGCCTCGGCGTGCGCCGCGAGCTCGTCGAAGAAGGGGCGGTAGACCGCGCCCTCGTCCTCGACCGGCCAGCCGCCGCCGATCAGGTGGATGCTCACGCCTCGAGCGACCGCTCGTCGCCCACCGGAGGGTGTGCCGACCAGGGGAACACGATCCAGCGGTCGGTCGTCTTCCAGTGGAAGTCGGGGGCGATCACGGAGCGCGGCTTGATGTACAGGGTGGCCGACTTCACGGTGATGTCGACCTTCTCGAGCAGCTCCACCACGAGGGCCAGGGTGCGGCCCGAGTCGGCGACGTCGTCGACGAGCAGCACGTTCTTGCCGATCAGCGGCTCGTTGTCGAGCAGCGGCGGCAGGATGATCGGCTCGGGCAGCGTCTCCTCGACGTCGGAGTAGAACTCGACGTTCAGGCTGCCGCAGCTCTTCACGCCGAGCGCGTAGGCGAGGGCGCCGCCGGGGATCAGCCCGCCGCGGGCGATGGCGATCACGAAGTCGGGCTCGAAGCCGCTCTCGACGATGTCGCGGGCGAGCGAGCGGGATGCGTCACCGAACTCGAGCCAGCCGAGCACCTCGCGCTCGGAAGCGGCCGGGGCCTCCTCGGCGGCCGGGGCGGCCGGGACGGCCACCGATTCGTCGAGGGTCACGTCGTCTGAGGCCGAATTCATGGAGGCAACGCTATCGGTAATCCGCCCACCGGGACGACCCGGCCGCTAGCATCCGTTCATGACCAGCGCCGTCACTCCCGCCGCCCCCTCCGCCCGCGGCGTGCTGGGCGTCTCGGCCTCGCTGATCGGCTTCCTGTTCGCGGTCGAGCTGACCAGCGGCATCCTGCAGGGCTACTACGTGCCGCTGATCTCAGACCTGGTGCAGCATCTCGGCATCCGCGACGCCGACTTCAACTGGTTCGAGGCGGCGCAGCTGCTGCTGTCGGCCCTCGTGGTGCCGGTGCTGGCGAAGCTCGGCGACATGACGGGCCACAAGCGGATGCTGCTGGTCGCGACCGTGGTGACGGCCGGCGCCAGCTGGTGGCTCGTCGTCGCGAACGACTTCACGAGCTTCCTCGTCGCCTGGGCGCTGCAGGGCTTCTACGTGGTGTGGCTGCCGCTCGAGGTGGCGCTGATCTTCGACCGCGGACGCCGCTCCGGCCGGGCGGCCTCGCAGACCCGCCGGGCCGCCGGCCTCCTCGTGGTCGCCCTCGAGACCGGTGCCATCGTCGGTGCGCTGGCGGGCGGCGTCGTGTTCACCGCCCTCGGAGGCGACGTCGGCCTGACCCTGACGATCCCGGCGATCGCGGTGACCCTGGTGTTCTTCGTCATCCTGTTCGGGGTGCCCGAGTCGACGCCGGAGCCCGGGAAGCGCACCCTCGACGTGGTGGGCTTCACCCTGCTCACGATCGGGCTGCTGCTGATCACGAGTGGACTGACCTTCCTCCGGGTGAACGGGCCGGGAACCTGGTGGGTGTGGGTGCTGATGCTCGTGGGGGTGCTGGCGTTCATCCCGTTCGGGCGCTGGGAGCTGCGGCAGAGGGATCCGGCGATCGACCTGCGGGTGCTCCGCCAGCCGTCGATGTGGCCCGTGCAGCTCACCGCCGGACTCGTGGGCATCAGCCTGCTGGGCGCCCAGGCGCCGCTCAGCACCTTCGCCGGCACCGATCCGGCGAACGGCTACGGTCTGGGGCTCGCCGCGACGAGCCGCTCGATCCTGATCGGCGCCTACCTGCTCTCGATGATCGTCGGCGCGCTGCTGTTCCCGCTGGTGTCGAGGCGGTCGAGCCCCCGGGTCGCGCTGATCGCGGCGACGTTCCTGGTGGCCATCGCCTATGCCCTGTTCCTTCCGTTCCACCAGGAGACCTGGCAGGTGGTGACGAACATGGTGATCGCCGGGCTCGGCTCGGGCGCGCTCGTGGGGGCCCTGCCCGCCGCGGCCGCCGCCGCCGCACCCGCCGGGCAGACGGGGATCGCGGCCGGGCTGACGAACACGACCAAGACGATCGGCGGATCGTTCGCCTCGGCCGTGTTCGCGGTGGTGCTGTTCCACGGGGCGTCGACCGCGGTGGGGGCCACCGCGTCCAGCCTGTCGGGCTACCTCGTGGTCTGGGCGATCTGCGCCGGTGGGGCGCTGGCGGCCGCGGTGCTGCTGTTCTTCGTGCCGAAGCTCGCGTTCGCCGATCCGGCTCCGGATGCGCGGCCGGCGCCGTCCCCGGTCAGCTCTCCGTGAGCCTCAGCTCTCCTTGACCTTCAGCTCGCCGCGCGCGATCTTGTGCACCGCCGACTGGGCGACCGGCTTCACGATCACGAGGTCGAGGCTGACGTGCGCGGGCATCCCGAGCATCATCGCAATGGTCGCCGCCACGTCGTCCGCGCTCAGCGGGTCGGGAACGTTGTCGTAGACCGAGTCGGCCCGCTCCTGGTCGCCGCGGAAACGGTTCAGCGAGAACTCCTCGGTCTTCACCATGCCGGGCGCGACCTCGAGCACGCGGATCGGCTCCCCGCTGAGCTCCAGCCGCAGCACGTCGACCATCGAGTGCACCGCGAACTTGGAGGCGTTGTACCCGCCACCGCCCTCGTAGGAGAAGTGGCCGGCGGTCGAGGAGACCATCAGGACGTCGGCGGAGCCGCCCGGCTCGACGGATGCCCGCAGGAGCGGCAGCAGAGCGGCCGTGACACGCTTGACCGCGAGCACGTTGATCTCGAACATCCATCGCCAGTCGTCGGCGTCGCTCTTCTCGACGCTGTCGAGGCCCATGGCGCCGCCGGCGTTGTTCACGAGCGCGTTCACGCCCCCGGTCGCGGCGAGGAAGTCCCGCAGGGCGTCGACGTCGGCGGCCCGCGTCAGGTCGGCGACGAACACCTCGCAGCCGGTCTCGACCGCCAGCTCCTCGAGCCGGTCGGCCCGGCGGGCCACGCCCACGACGCTCCAGCCGTCCCGACGCAGCCGGCGCACCGTCGCCGCCCCGATGCCCGAACTCGCCCCTGTCACTACCGCGCGCTTCATCAGCGAACCTCTCCGACCGGGACCGCCCCGGTCCCTTCCGTGCCTACAAAGGTAGTGTGAAGAGGGTGACTCTTCCTGCCACCCCTGCTGAGCGGGCCCCCTCCCGGCCCAAGCGCGAGCCGCTCTGGGACAACGCCCGCTTCGTCGCGATCCTGCTGGTGGTCACCGGTCACGCGATCCTCAAGCTGATCGCCGAGTCGGATACGGCCTACGGCGTCTACCTCTTCATCTACGCCTTCCACGTGCCCGTCTTCGTGGCCGTGGCCGGCTATTTCGCCAAGTCGGATGCTCCGGGCCCGAAGCAGCTGCGCCGCATCGTCACCGACCTCGTGCTGCCGTACCTGATCTTCGAGACCATCTGGTCGGTCGTCCACTCGATCATCTCCGGCTCGCTCTCGTTCGACTACGCCGTGCCCTCGTGGACGCTGTGGTTCCTGCTGGCACTGATCATCTGGCGCGTCTCGTTGCCCTATCTCGCGCT of the Herbiconiux flava genome contains:
- a CDS encoding uracil-DNA glycosylase; this translates as MSATGQSLGELAEHGLIDAGWAEALAPVAPRIAAMGDFLRAEVAAGRPYLPAGDDVLRAFRAPLAGVRVLIVGQDPYPTPGHPIGLSFAVERHVRPVPRSLANIYRELDDDLGLRPAEHGDLSSWGEAGVMLLNRVLTVRPGEPASHRGKGWEEVTEHAIRVLAERGTPLVAVLWGKDAARLEPMLEGVPVVSSAHPSPLSASRGFFGSKPFSRVNALLEQQGAVPVDWTVR
- a CDS encoding peptidase S51 — encoded protein: MSIHLIGGGWPVEDEGAVYRPFFDELAAHAEAAGKLEGARLAIVLVRDGDAPEKYAELVSAFELLGKIEPVAVLAPENAPIAPAAFADVDGIVVWGGLTPAYRQSLEPSFLELRRLVASGVPYLGFSAGAAIVAERAIVGGWKIDEVEIGAEEASEDLEQLTVAEGLGLIDLAVDVHAAQWGSVSRLIAATEAGLVDGGVAIDEHTGLVIGEGPLWVVGRGSVWKVTPDSGSVRVSTAGADRA
- a CDS encoding phosphoribosyltransferase; this encodes MNSASDDVTLDESVAVPAAPAAEEAPAASEREVLGWLEFGDASRSLARDIVESGFEPDFVIAIARGGLIPGGALAYALGVKSCGSLNVEFYSDVEETLPEPIILPPLLDNEPLIGKNVLLVDDVADSGRTLALVVELLEKVDITVKSATLYIKPRSVIAPDFHWKTTDRWIVFPWSAHPPVGDERSLEA
- a CDS encoding MFS transporter is translated as MTSAVTPAAPSARGVLGVSASLIGFLFAVELTSGILQGYYVPLISDLVQHLGIRDADFNWFEAAQLLLSALVVPVLAKLGDMTGHKRMLLVATVVTAGASWWLVVANDFTSFLVAWALQGFYVVWLPLEVALIFDRGRRSGRAASQTRRAAGLLVVALETGAIVGALAGGVVFTALGGDVGLTLTIPAIAVTLVFFVILFGVPESTPEPGKRTLDVVGFTLLTIGLLLITSGLTFLRVNGPGTWWVWVLMLVGVLAFIPFGRWELRQRDPAIDLRVLRQPSMWPVQLTAGLVGISLLGAQAPLSTFAGTDPANGYGLGLAATSRSILIGAYLLSMIVGALLFPLVSRRSSPRVALIAATFLVAIAYALFLPFHQETWQVVTNMVIAGLGSGALVGALPAAAAAAAPAGQTGIAAGLTNTTKTIGGSFASAVFAVVLFHGASTAVGATASSLSGYLVVWAICAGGALAAAVLLFFVPKLAFADPAPDARPAPSPVSSP
- a CDS encoding SDR family oxidoreductase; translation: MKRAVVTGASSGIGAATVRRLRRDGWSVVGVARRADRLEELAVETGCEVFVADLTRAADVDALRDFLAATGGVNALVNNAGGAMGLDSVEKSDADDWRWMFEINVLAVKRVTAALLPLLRASVEPGGSADVLMVSSTAGHFSYEGGGGYNASKFAVHSMVDVLRLELSGEPIRVLEVAPGMVKTEEFSLNRFRGDQERADSVYDNVPDPLSADDVAATIAMMLGMPAHVSLDLVIVKPVAQSAVHKIARGELKVKES